In Arthrobacter alpinus, a single window of DNA contains:
- a CDS encoding flotillin family protein, whose amino-acid sequence MLLSLIPVIIGAAVLLVIVVIGAVISRMALHIASPDQALVISSKDNKSQPDPNSQRVVFGRIFINPFTQRAYPLSLASRQVALKIEAISQNGIKLHLTGVAQVKVGGDADSVRKAAQRFLNQQDAIDHYTQETLSGSLRSIVGTLTVESIIKDRATFAKSVKEEAEHSMHNQGLEIDTFQIQSVDDDSGYLINLGRPEAALAEKNAKIAEAQFLQEAEQAKALADEQVALAQQQLIIKRAELKEEADARQARADAAGPLAAAEQNEQVIIRDQQVALRRAELRERELDTEVRKPADAEKYRLIQQADAKLEERRRASEAAEIEATVELAKRKLTAEGDRVAAEADAAANTARGNADASVIKTRGQAEADSTQAKGLAEAAGIAAQAEAYEKFNEAAILSKVLEVLPAMAREVAAPMAAIKDMTVISNDGASQLSKNVSNGVQQTTQLIKDQTGLDIIALLQGVVGGSKAADPAPAVAPEELEPAE is encoded by the coding sequence ATGTTACTGTCACTGATTCCCGTGATCATTGGTGCAGCGGTGCTGTTGGTGATCGTCGTCATCGGCGCCGTCATCTCCCGCATGGCCCTGCATATTGCCAGCCCCGACCAGGCCCTGGTGATCTCCTCCAAGGACAACAAGTCCCAGCCGGATCCGAACAGCCAGCGGGTTGTATTTGGCCGAATTTTTATCAATCCCTTCACGCAGCGGGCGTACCCGCTCTCGCTCGCTTCGCGCCAGGTGGCCTTGAAGATTGAGGCCATCTCGCAAAACGGCATCAAGCTGCACCTCACGGGCGTGGCGCAGGTCAAGGTTGGTGGCGACGCCGATTCGGTTCGCAAGGCCGCCCAGCGTTTCCTCAACCAGCAAGACGCGATCGATCACTACACGCAGGAGACCCTGTCCGGTTCGCTGCGGTCCATCGTGGGAACACTGACCGTGGAATCCATCATCAAGGACCGTGCCACCTTCGCCAAGAGCGTCAAGGAAGAAGCCGAGCACTCCATGCACAACCAGGGTCTGGAGATCGACACCTTCCAGATTCAGTCCGTGGATGATGACTCCGGCTACCTCATCAACTTGGGCCGCCCTGAGGCTGCCTTGGCGGAGAAGAACGCGAAGATTGCCGAGGCCCAGTTCCTCCAGGAGGCGGAGCAGGCCAAGGCCCTCGCCGACGAGCAGGTGGCGCTGGCCCAGCAGCAGCTGATCATCAAGCGCGCCGAACTCAAGGAAGAAGCGGACGCCCGCCAGGCCCGCGCAGATGCTGCCGGCCCGCTGGCCGCAGCGGAACAAAACGAGCAGGTCATCATCCGCGACCAGCAGGTGGCCCTGCGCCGCGCCGAGCTGCGTGAACGCGAGCTCGACACCGAGGTTCGCAAGCCCGCGGACGCCGAGAAGTACCGCTTGATTCAGCAGGCTGATGCAAAGCTTGAGGAACGACGCCGAGCCTCCGAGGCCGCGGAGATCGAAGCCACCGTGGAACTCGCCAAGCGCAAGCTCACGGCCGAGGGCGACAGGGTTGCTGCTGAGGCCGACGCCGCGGCCAACACTGCCCGAGGCAACGCTGACGCGTCCGTCATCAAGACTCGTGGACAAGCCGAGGCCGACTCCACACAGGCCAAGGGATTGGCGGAGGCTGCCGGTATCGCGGCCCAGGCCGAAGCCTACGAGAAGTTCAACGAGGCGGCCATCCTGAGCAAGGTCCTGGAAGTGCTCCCGGCCATGGCTCGCGAGGTGGCCGCCCCCATGGCCGCCATCAAGGACATGACAGTCATCTCCAACGACGGCGCAAGCCAGTTGAGCAAGAACGTCTCCAATGGCGTTCAGCAAACCACCCAGCTGATCAAGGACCAGACCGGTCTGGACATCATTGCCCTGTTGCAGGGCGTTGTGGGCGGTTCCAAGGCGGCGGATCCGGCGCCCGCCGTGGCTCCCGAGGAACTCGAGCCAGCCGAGTAG
- a CDS encoding GatB/YqeY domain-containing protein has product MSTLKQQLKTDVVAHMKAGNKIALTTVRNVLGEIETREKGGKTPVDFDDAQVITLLQKEAAKRRDTAGIYTEAGEAERAVAEIAEAEVIEAYLPKPLNAEEAEGIVDSIITALEADQGKLSMKQMGLAMKPITAEIAGRFDGKAVSEMVRKRLQ; this is encoded by the coding sequence ATGTCCACGCTAAAGCAGCAGCTCAAGACGGACGTCGTCGCGCACATGAAGGCAGGCAACAAGATTGCCCTGACAACTGTCCGAAATGTCTTGGGTGAAATCGAGACGCGTGAAAAGGGCGGCAAGACTCCTGTTGACTTCGATGACGCGCAGGTCATCACGCTCCTGCAAAAAGAGGCCGCCAAGCGCCGTGACACGGCCGGCATCTACACCGAGGCCGGGGAGGCAGAGCGAGCCGTCGCTGAAATCGCCGAAGCCGAGGTCATCGAGGCCTACCTGCCCAAGCCCTTGAACGCAGAAGAAGCTGAAGGCATTGTGGATTCCATCATCACCGCGCTTGAGGCGGACCAGGGGAAGTTGTCCATGAAGCAAATGGGCTTGGCCATGAAGCCCATTACGGCTGAAATCGCCGGCCGCTTTGATGGCAAGGCAGTTTCGGAAATGGTGCGCAAGCGCCTGCAGTAG
- a CDS encoding HD domain-containing phosphohydrolase, producing MPGPTRPELLAALSLAIDLGLGQPMDHMLRATLLGMRIANLLDIGLASRERLYYVNLLAWIGCHADSFELAALFGDDISFRSDYYQIDTHGLPMLSMMLHHTGTGMPRLRRTAQQTLFTATANTVMRELISSHCTSAGQLASRVGLETGIPEVLRHTFERWDGLGLPEGKAGFEIPLEMRIAQVADMAEVFIRTGGVDAALATMRARRGTQFDPGLVDLFCAHAADLTAGLFTADPWPAAIAAAPEAAELSGEELNRVLGAMGDFADLKSPWTAGHSRSLEALAAAAARERGLKPADVELLRRASWVHDLGRMGVSNGIWDKRQPLATLERERLEMYPYLTERILGRIPGMRRVAAIAGAHRERLDGSGYPRGLAGGDLDVCQRMLAAACSFQTSLEPRPHRKALTPQAAGRRLNAEVAAGRIDGAAAEAVLVAAGHREGRRRTSPSPLTEREMEVLTLICRGMNNKQIGEELLIAPKTARNHIEHIYLKIGATNRVAATLYALDNGLWSRADTA from the coding sequence CCAGAACTTCTCGCAGCCTTGTCACTAGCCATCGATCTGGGCTTGGGTCAACCCATGGACCATATGCTCCGAGCCACCTTGCTAGGTATGCGCATTGCCAATCTCCTGGATATTGGCCTGGCTTCCCGCGAGCGCCTCTACTACGTGAATCTGTTGGCCTGGATTGGCTGCCATGCCGACTCCTTTGAGCTGGCGGCGCTTTTTGGGGACGACATATCTTTCCGTTCCGACTATTACCAGATCGATACCCACGGACTCCCCATGCTCTCGATGATGCTGCATCACACGGGGACCGGCATGCCACGCTTGCGGCGAACAGCTCAACAAACCCTGTTCACGGCGACAGCAAACACCGTAATGCGCGAACTCATCAGCTCGCACTGCACCTCGGCCGGTCAACTGGCAAGCAGGGTCGGCTTGGAAACAGGGATTCCAGAGGTTTTGCGTCATACCTTTGAACGATGGGATGGTCTCGGCCTTCCGGAAGGGAAGGCTGGTTTTGAAATCCCTCTGGAGATGCGCATTGCCCAGGTAGCGGACATGGCTGAGGTGTTCATCCGCACAGGAGGTGTTGACGCTGCGCTCGCCACGATGAGAGCGAGACGCGGCACGCAGTTCGATCCCGGGCTGGTGGACTTGTTCTGTGCCCATGCCGCAGACCTGACCGCAGGACTGTTTACCGCAGACCCATGGCCGGCCGCGATTGCCGCAGCACCTGAAGCGGCCGAGCTAAGTGGTGAAGAGCTGAACCGGGTACTAGGGGCCATGGGCGACTTCGCCGATCTGAAGTCACCATGGACGGCAGGGCACTCGAGATCCCTTGAGGCGTTGGCCGCCGCGGCTGCCCGGGAGCGCGGACTCAAGCCGGCCGACGTCGAACTTCTCCGCCGCGCCTCCTGGGTCCACGACCTTGGGCGCATGGGTGTGAGCAACGGGATCTGGGACAAACGCCAGCCTCTAGCCACCTTGGAGCGCGAACGCCTGGAGATGTACCCATACCTCACTGAACGGATCCTCGGCAGGATACCGGGCATGAGGCGCGTGGCAGCCATTGCTGGGGCACACCGTGAACGGCTGGACGGTTCCGGCTATCCGCGAGGCCTGGCGGGGGGAGATCTCGATGTCTGCCAACGCATGCTCGCCGCGGCCTGCTCCTTTCAGACCTCACTCGAGCCGCGTCCGCACAGGAAGGCCCTGACACCTCAAGCAGCCGGGAGACGGCTAAACGCCGAAGTGGCGGCAGGGCGCATAGACGGCGCCGCTGCCGAGGCCGTCTTGGTTGCTGCGGGGCACAGGGAAGGGCGACGACGCACCTCACCTTCCCCGCTCACCGAGCGGGAGATGGAGGTACTCACACTGATCTGCAGGGGTATGAACAACAAGCAGATAGGCGAAGAGCTGCTCATTGCCCCTAAGACGGCAAGGAACCACATAGAACACATCTATCTCAAGATCGGGGCCACCAATCGCGTCGCTGCCACGCTATATGCGCTGGACAACGGCCTATGGAGTAGGGCAGACACGGCTTGA